The following are from one region of the Pseudobacteroides sp. genome:
- a CDS encoding CpaF family protein, whose amino-acid sequence MSLLERLQKEKNIDVADNKNVKSKKPQNDKEDPFAEVKSKIHSKIIEQIKTEAFKNMESDHEDEELKNEITAIAEGILEQETNYFSKNDRQKILSEVIDETIGFGPINPLIHDPSVSEIMVNGPDQVYVEKKGRLTLSDVTFKDEQHVMHVIEKIVAPLGRRIDESSPMVDARLPNGSRVNVIIPPLALNGPTITIRKFSEKPYTVKDLINFGTITPNIAMFLKACVEARLNIVVSGGTGSGKTTTLNVISSFIPDDERIVTIEDAAEIQLRQEHVVRLETRPPNIEGKGAITIRDLVRNSLRMRPDRIVVGEVRSGEALDMLQAMNTGHDGSLTTGHANTPRDMVARLETMVLMAGMELPVRAIREQIASAVDLIVQQSRLKDGSRKITHITEVIGMEGDIITLQDIFVYKQKGKDENGKMMGDVVPTGIKPKFFDKFEKSGVVLPPDLFSV is encoded by the coding sequence ATGTCTCTTTTGGAAAGGCTTCAGAAGGAAAAAAATATAGATGTTGCAGACAATAAAAACGTTAAATCCAAAAAACCTCAGAATGATAAGGAAGATCCTTTTGCAGAGGTTAAATCCAAAATTCACAGCAAAATTATTGAACAGATTAAGACAGAGGCATTTAAAAACATGGAATCCGACCATGAGGATGAAGAGCTTAAAAATGAAATAACTGCTATCGCCGAGGGGATTTTGGAACAGGAGACCAATTACTTTTCAAAAAATGACAGGCAGAAGATCCTTTCGGAGGTTATAGATGAAACAATAGGGTTTGGTCCTATAAATCCCCTGATACATGATCCGTCTGTGTCGGAAATTATGGTAAACGGCCCGGATCAGGTATATGTTGAGAAGAAAGGAAGGCTAACTTTAAGTGACGTTACTTTTAAAGATGAACAGCATGTGATGCATGTAATTGAAAAAATTGTAGCTCCATTAGGAAGAAGAATTGATGAGAGTTCACCCATGGTTGACGCAAGGCTTCCCAACGGTTCTCGTGTAAATGTTATAATACCGCCCCTTGCGTTAAACGGTCCCACAATCACAATAAGAAAGTTCTCGGAAAAGCCTTATACAGTAAAGGATCTGATAAATTTTGGAACAATAACCCCCAATATCGCTATGTTTTTAAAGGCATGTGTTGAGGCAAGGTTAAACATAGTTGTTTCCGGTGGTACGGGCAGCGGTAAGACTACAACCTTGAATGTAATATCATCCTTCATACCTGACGATGAAAGAATAGTGACCATAGAAGACGCGGCAGAAATACAGCTTAGGCAGGAACATGTAGTACGGCTTGAGACAAGGCCGCCCAATATTGAAGGCAAAGGAGCAATAACAATAAGGGATCTTGTTAGAAACTCCCTCCGTATGAGGCCGGACAGAATAGTTGTAGGAGAGGTAAGAAGCGGTGAAGCACTTGATATGCTGCAGGCTATGAACACAGGACATGATGGATCCCTTACAACAGGGCATGCCAATACTCCGAGGGATATGGTGGCCAGGCTTGAAACAATGGTACTCATGGCGGGAATGGAACTGCCCGTTCGTGCAATCAGAGAACAGATTGCGTCTGCCGTAGATCTTATTGTCCAGCAGTCAAGGCTTAAGGATGGAAGCAGGAAAATTACTCATATAACGGAAGTTATAGGGATGGAGGGGGATATAATTACCCTTCAGGATATTTTTGTATACAAGCAGAAGGGAAAGGACGAAAACGGAAAGATGATGGGAGATGTGGTGCCTACAGGGATAAAACCCAAATTTTTTGATAAGTTTGAAAAGTCCGGCGTAGTTTTGCCTCCTGATCTTTTTAGTGTCTAG